The Methanococcoides methylutens MM1 genome has a window encoding:
- a CDS encoding PGF-pre-PGF domain-containing protein: MQNKTTWFFFILIITTLSLSLLAGNATAEAFENIDEKDARSIYVLRELEKSFTFRNEALDITYINITTDLNVGNVEAIVECLKSTSSMVSTPPEGTVYKNINIWVGDSKLQHRLVSSEVGFRVNRTWLEDNEVSEQSVKLSIYHSGNWDILPTEKTYEDAEYVYYEANTSNEIRTHFAIVEYIENEPVSSDVGDDSVAEDGMDSDPLNDGSDMASEGNENTDRSGAEEADLSDLNMLTFAIPILMVLVVLYSSYYGTTKEENIGSVGNGWGIQNDKQVGEDNASEKIADRNAAKDISGKDAKNEPHDKGK; encoded by the coding sequence TTGCAGAATAAAACCACTTGGTTTTTCTTTATCTTAATTATCACAACGTTATCTCTATCCTTGTTAGCAGGCAATGCTACGGCTGAAGCCTTTGAGAACATAGATGAAAAGGATGCCAGATCAATATATGTGCTAAGGGAACTTGAAAAATCATTTACATTCAGGAACGAAGCCCTTGACATCACTTATATCAATATAACAACAGACCTGAATGTAGGTAATGTAGAAGCAATAGTGGAATGTCTAAAATCGACTTCTTCGATGGTATCAACCCCTCCGGAAGGAACTGTTTATAAGAATATCAATATCTGGGTTGGCGATAGTAAACTTCAGCACAGGCTGGTAAGTTCTGAGGTAGGATTCAGGGTGAATCGCACCTGGCTGGAAGATAATGAGGTTTCCGAACAATCTGTAAAATTAAGCATCTATCACAGTGGGAACTGGGATATTTTGCCCACAGAAAAGACATATGAGGATGCTGAGTACGTCTACTATGAGGCGAATACCTCAAATGAAATACGCACACATTTTGCAATAGTTGAATATATAGAGAACGAACCTGTTTCTTCAGATGTTGGTGATGATTCAGTTGCTGAAGATGGAATGGATTCCGATCCTTTAAATGATGGGTCTGATATGGCTTCGGAAGGAAATGAAAACACTGATAGAAGTGGCGCCGAAGAAGCAGATCTGTCGGATCTAAATATGTTGACTTTTGCAATACCGATACTTATGGTGCTTGTGGTGTTATACAGTTCTTATTATGGTACGACAAAAGAAGAAAATATCGGATCAGTTGGGAATGGTTGGGGTATCCAGAATGACAAGCAAGTTGGAGAGGATAATGCTTCTGAAAAGATTGCAGATAGAAATGCAGCAAAGGATATCTCCGGCAAAGATGCTAAGAATGAACCCCATGATAAGGGTAAATGA
- a CDS encoding HAD-IC family P-type ATPase: MSGEIKWYRVPVDEVLTLLDTDKDGITDEEAQIRLSKYGFNEVEVKEKESSIHRFARQFASPLIYVLLAASLVTFILEEYADMAVILGVVLANAVIGFIQERNAENALESLAKMLVPETSILRDGKRMIIHSRELVAGDIVLLEAGNRIPADLRLMYVKNLRIDESMLTGESTAVEKIIDSIETKSIPIAEQKNIAFGGTLVTQGSGLGVVVATGPESEIGKISELIRKTENISTPLVRTIDQLAKTLAIVILGLSIFTFIVGKLRGFDNLDIFFASVSLAVAAIPEGLPALITISLAFGIKRMASRNAIIRTMPSVESLGSATVICSDKTGTLTKNEMTVKRIYTLEGEFDVTGVGYNTEGDFELEGKTTDPMEHPALMKTLKAGTLCNDAYLREEGGIDGDPTEGALLVSAAKAGKFYMQRVDTIPFESEERYMATLHQDEDKNSWIYVKGSPEKLVELCSHQFNGKELSPIDPEMYLEAAEKMASEGLRVIGTAYRKLEWGKDEITEEDVKDLIFLGLQGMIDPPREEVKTSIFKCNNAGIRVIMITGDHILTGHTIARQLGIRTNGALSGSDIQKMSDEELTETLKTVSVFARTSPEDKSRIVGLLKQQGEVVAVTGDGINDAPALENADIGVAMGRTGTEVAKDASDMVLADDNFASIVNAVEEGRNVYNKIQKVILWTLPTNAAEGLAVLAAVILGLKNPPLIPLHILWINTITALGLGVPITLEPMEKKLLNRPPRPPKEPLLLPVIKQRIVAVALLVVTATFLLYFFEMMQNGRDSNTAQTIALNTIVFFEIFYLFSCKSIHENVFRDLLSNKFMLAGIALVLSLQVFITYSPTMNSILRTSPLEIMDWVIIALTSSSVFFLIELDKYIKNKRKTDQVSN, from the coding sequence ATGAGTGGGGAGATCAAATGGTATCGTGTGCCTGTGGATGAGGTCCTGACATTACTGGATACAGATAAAGATGGTATTACTGATGAAGAGGCACAGATCCGTCTTTCAAAGTATGGGTTCAATGAAGTTGAAGTAAAGGAAAAAGAGAGTTCAATCCATCGTTTTGCAAGGCAGTTCGCAAGTCCGCTCATATATGTCCTCCTTGCTGCTTCACTTGTCACATTCATTCTTGAGGAATATGCGGACATGGCAGTTATCCTTGGAGTTGTCCTTGCCAATGCGGTCATAGGTTTCATACAGGAAAGAAATGCTGAAAATGCCCTTGAGTCCCTTGCAAAGATGCTGGTTCCCGAGACCAGTATACTCAGGGATGGAAAGAGAATGATAATACACAGCAGGGAACTGGTTGCAGGTGACATTGTACTTCTGGAGGCAGGTAACAGGATACCTGCGGACCTGCGACTGATGTACGTGAAGAACCTGCGTATCGATGAATCCATGCTCACCGGGGAATCAACGGCTGTGGAGAAAATTATAGACTCCATCGAAACAAAAAGCATTCCCATAGCAGAGCAGAAAAATATCGCCTTTGGAGGCACACTTGTCACCCAGGGAAGTGGACTTGGAGTTGTGGTTGCAACTGGTCCTGAAAGTGAGATCGGAAAAATATCCGAACTGATCCGTAAAACGGAGAATATATCCACACCTCTTGTCAGAACAATAGACCAGCTGGCAAAAACACTTGCCATCGTTATCCTTGGTCTTTCAATATTCACTTTTATCGTCGGTAAGCTCAGGGGTTTTGACAATCTTGATATCTTCTTTGCCTCTGTGAGCCTTGCAGTTGCAGCTATCCCTGAAGGACTGCCTGCCCTCATTACCATCTCACTGGCATTCGGGATCAAAAGAATGGCATCCCGAAATGCCATAATCCGTACAATGCCTTCTGTGGAAAGCCTTGGCTCGGCCACTGTCATCTGCTCTGATAAGACCGGTACACTTACCAAGAACGAGATGACGGTCAAAAGGATATATACTCTTGAAGGCGAGTTCGATGTGACCGGTGTCGGTTACAACACAGAGGGAGATTTCGAATTAGAAGGAAAAACGACCGATCCGATGGAACATCCGGCATTAATGAAAACACTCAAGGCCGGAACACTTTGCAATGATGCATACCTGAGGGAAGAAGGCGGAATCGATGGAGACCCTACCGAAGGAGCACTTCTTGTATCTGCTGCCAAAGCCGGAAAATTCTACATGCAAAGAGTTGATACCATTCCATTTGAGTCCGAGGAAAGGTACATGGCAACACTTCATCAGGACGAGGACAAGAACAGCTGGATATATGTGAAAGGATCACCGGAAAAGCTGGTAGAACTTTGCAGCCATCAGTTCAACGGTAAAGAACTTTCGCCTATTGATCCTGAAATGTACCTTGAAGCTGCCGAGAAAATGGCTTCTGAGGGTCTGCGGGTGATCGGAACAGCCTACAGAAAGCTGGAATGGGGAAAAGATGAGATCACAGAAGAGGATGTAAAGGACCTGATTTTCCTCGGCCTTCAGGGCATGATAGATCCACCAAGGGAAGAAGTAAAAACATCGATCTTCAAGTGCAACAACGCCGGTATCAGGGTTATAATGATCACTGGAGACCACATCCTTACCGGACACACCATTGCCAGGCAGCTTGGTATACGAACAAATGGTGCTTTGTCAGGAAGCGATATCCAGAAGATGTCAGATGAGGAGCTTACGGAGACCCTCAAAACGGTCTCTGTCTTTGCAAGAACATCTCCTGAAGATAAATCCAGAATTGTTGGCCTGCTTAAGCAGCAGGGAGAGGTTGTGGCAGTTACCGGCGACGGGATCAACGATGCACCTGCACTTGAGAACGCTGACATTGGCGTTGCCATGGGAAGAACAGGCACCGAAGTTGCAAAGGATGCATCGGATATGGTGCTTGCAGATGACAATTTTGCATCTATTGTGAATGCAGTGGAAGAAGGAAGGAATGTCTACAACAAGATACAGAAGGTCATACTCTGGACATTGCCGACTAATGCTGCAGAAGGGCTGGCCGTTCTTGCAGCCGTGATCCTGGGACTGAAGAACCCACCGTTGATCCCATTACACATCCTATGGATAAATACGATAACGGCATTGGGGCTGGGAGTTCCCATCACACTTGAACCCATGGAAAAGAAACTGCTTAACAGGCCACCAAGGCCACCGAAAGAGCCGCTTCTACTGCCGGTAATAAAGCAAAGGATAGTCGCGGTGGCATTACTGGTGGTGACCGCCACGTTCCTGCTTTATTTCTTCGAGATGATGCAAAACGGCAGGGATAGCAACACTGCCCAGACGATCGCACTCAATACGATAGTTTTCTTTGAGATATTCTACCTATTCAGCTGCAAATCAATACATGAGAACGTATTCAGGGATCTTTTATCGAACAAGTTTATGCTGGCCGGTATCGCACTGGTCCTTTCCCTGCAGGTATTCATCACATATAGTCCTACTATGAATTCGATACTCCGGACAAGTCCTCTTGAAATTATGGACTGGGTGATAATAGCACTTACATCAAGCTCTGTATTCTTCCTGATAGAGCTGGATAAATATATAAAAAATAAAAGGAAAACGGATCAAGTGAGCAATTGA
- a CDS encoding carboxymuconolactone decarboxylase family protein, whose amino-acid sequence MRMLEEFFPEFTEKLDEIDKLYADTRTIDEKTYQFICFALSIKARSKPCVLKHFKGALEAGATVKELSYIFALTMREAAGADDCWTHDVIGDWREILKGNVSCSCCGDED is encoded by the coding sequence ATGAGAATGCTAGAAGAATTCTTCCCGGAATTTACTGAAAAACTGGATGAGATCGACAAGTTATATGCCGATACCAGAACAATAGACGAAAAGACCTATCAGTTCATCTGTTTTGCCCTTTCCATCAAAGCAAGGTCAAAGCCCTGTGTACTCAAGCATTTCAAAGGTGCTCTCGAAGCAGGTGCCACTGTAAAGGAACTCTCGTATATCTTTGCCCTGACAATGAGAGAAGCTGCAGGTGCCGATGACTGCTGGACACATGATGTCATCGGGGACTGGAGGGAGATTCTCAAAGGAAATGTTTCCTGTAGTTGCTGTGGCGACGAGGATTGA